One genomic window of Bradyrhizobium sp. CCGE-LA001 includes the following:
- a CDS encoding O-acetylhomoserine aminocarboxypropyltransferase: protein MPAPKPPAFETLSLHAGQHPDPATGARAVPIYQTTSYVFQDSDHAAALFNLERAGHIYTRISNPTTGVLEERLAALEGGVGAICTASGMAALHLAIATLLNAGDHIVASSSLYGGTINLLAHTLPRFGITTTFVKPRDLDAFRSALKPNTKLVIGETIGNPGLEVLDIPKVAAIAHEARIPLLIDNTFATPYLSRPIELGADIVMHSATKWIGGHGIAIGGAIVDGGRFDWRGSGKFGVLTEPYGGYHGIVFDEQFGSAAFIMRARTEGLRDFGACLSPTNAFQLLQGVETLGVRMDRHMQNTHLVLEALKANKAVDWVLHPSLEDHTDYQLAKQLLPRGAGSIVSFGIKGGRPAGRKFIEQLRMISHLANVGDAKTLVIHPASTTHQQMDAEQLKAAGIGEELVRLSVGIETASDIIDDLAQALRISQKV from the coding sequence ATGCCCGCGCCGAAACCGCCTGCCTTCGAGACCCTGAGCCTGCATGCGGGCCAGCATCCGGATCCCGCAACCGGCGCCCGCGCGGTGCCGATTTACCAGACCACCTCCTACGTGTTCCAGGATTCCGATCACGCCGCGGCGCTGTTCAATTTGGAGCGCGCTGGCCACATCTATACGCGCATCTCCAATCCGACCACGGGTGTGCTGGAGGAGCGGCTTGCGGCGCTGGAAGGCGGCGTCGGCGCGATCTGCACCGCCAGCGGCATGGCCGCGCTGCATCTGGCCATCGCGACGCTGCTCAATGCCGGCGACCACATCGTGGCGTCGAGCTCGCTCTATGGCGGCACCATCAACCTCTTGGCGCACACGCTGCCGCGCTTCGGCATCACCACGACCTTCGTCAAGCCGCGCGACCTCGACGCGTTCCGCAGCGCGCTCAAGCCGAATACCAAGCTCGTGATTGGCGAGACCATCGGCAATCCCGGGCTGGAAGTGCTCGACATTCCCAAGGTCGCGGCGATCGCGCATGAGGCGAGGATTCCGCTGCTGATCGACAACACCTTCGCCACGCCCTATCTCAGCCGCCCGATCGAGCTCGGGGCCGACATCGTCATGCATTCGGCGACCAAGTGGATCGGCGGCCACGGCATCGCGATCGGCGGCGCCATCGTCGATGGCGGCCGTTTCGACTGGCGCGGGTCCGGCAAGTTCGGCGTGCTGACCGAGCCCTATGGCGGCTATCACGGCATCGTCTTCGACGAGCAGTTCGGCAGCGCCGCCTTCATCATGCGGGCGCGCACCGAAGGCTTGCGCGATTTCGGCGCCTGCCTGTCGCCGACCAACGCGTTCCAGCTCCTGCAAGGGGTCGAGACGCTCGGCGTGCGCATGGACCGGCACATGCAGAACACGCACCTCGTGCTGGAGGCGTTGAAAGCCAACAAGGCCGTCGACTGGGTGTTGCATCCCTCGCTGGAGGATCACACCGACTATCAGCTCGCCAAGCAATTGCTGCCGCGCGGCGCGGGCTCGATCGTCTCGTTCGGCATCAAGGGCGGGCGGCCCGCGGGGCGCAAATTCATCGAGCAGCTGCGCATGATCAGCCATCTCGCAAATGTCGGCGACGCCAAGACCCTGGTGATCCACCCCGCCTCGACCACGCATCAGCAGATGGATGCCGAGCAGCTCAAGGCCGCCGGCATCGGCGAGGAGTTGGTGCGGCTCTCGGTCGGCATCGAGACGGCCAGCGACATCATTGACGATCTCGCCCAGGCGCTCCGCATCTCGCAGAAGGTTTAA
- a CDS encoding fumarylacetoacetate hydrolase family protein, whose translation MRLLSYLLDGAPRYGAAVDGGVVDLTRRIGRDYSDVKALIAANALADAQEAVAGQKPDYALDKLVLLPPVLAPEKLWCIGVNYAERNAEYKDNSDLPKYPSLFVRSMSSMTGSGQPLEKPKVSEQLDYEGELVIVIGQGGRHIPREQAWSHIFGMTLCNEGTIRDWLRHGKFNVTQGKNFDRSGSIGPWIVTSDELDPRGPHDIVTRVNGEVRQQDTTERLMFPFDFLISYLSTFATLKPGDMIVTGTPTGAGARFDPPRWLRAGDVVDVESSRIGVLRNTVAAEH comes from the coding sequence ATGCGACTGCTGAGCTATCTCCTGGACGGAGCGCCGCGCTACGGCGCGGCCGTCGACGGCGGCGTGGTCGATCTGACCAGGCGCATCGGCCGCGACTATTCCGACGTGAAGGCATTGATTGCGGCCAACGCGCTCGCTGATGCGCAGGAAGCGGTGGCCGGGCAAAAGCCCGATTACGCGCTGGACAAGCTCGTCCTGCTGCCGCCGGTGCTGGCGCCGGAAAAGCTCTGGTGCATCGGCGTCAACTACGCCGAGCGCAATGCGGAGTATAAGGACAATTCGGACCTGCCCAAATATCCCAGCCTGTTCGTGCGCAGCATGTCATCGATGACCGGCTCCGGCCAGCCGCTGGAGAAGCCCAAGGTCTCGGAGCAGCTCGACTATGAAGGCGAGCTCGTCATCGTGATCGGGCAGGGCGGCCGCCACATCCCGCGTGAGCAGGCGTGGTCGCACATCTTTGGCATGACGCTGTGCAACGAGGGCACGATCCGCGACTGGCTGCGCCACGGCAAGTTCAATGTCACGCAGGGCAAGAATTTCGACCGCTCCGGCAGCATCGGCCCGTGGATCGTCACGTCGGACGAGCTCGATCCGCGCGGTCCGCACGACATCGTCACGCGCGTCAACGGCGAGGTGCGGCAGCAGGACACCACCGAGCGGCTGATGTTCCCGTTCGATTTCCTCATCTCTTATCTCTCGACCTTCGCGACGCTGAAGCCCGGCGACATGATCGTGACGGGCACGCCGACCGGGGCGGGCGCTCGCTTCGACCCGCCGCGCTGGCTCAGGGCGGGTGACGTCGTCGATGTCGAATCCAGCCGCATCGGCGTGCTGCGCAACACCGTGGCCGCGGAGCATTAG
- a CDS encoding flavin reductase family protein: protein MRIDPTELGAERIYRLMTGIVVPRPIAWVTSLSRSGVLNLAPFSAFTFVSQKPPMLAISVGRKGADYKDTAHNILDTEEYVIHIADTPLMNAVHDSSVEHPPAISEVEHLGLETLPSERIKVPRLAAAPVAMECRFRQCLEFGDAKSRLIVGEVVMFHLRDGLVNDGKVETKALDPIARIGGPRYARLGEIVTLNTVFQTPKSKD, encoded by the coding sequence ATGCGGATCGATCCCACCGAGCTCGGCGCGGAGCGCATCTACCGGCTGATGACCGGCATCGTGGTGCCGCGCCCGATCGCGTGGGTCACCAGCCTGTCGCGCAGCGGCGTGCTCAACCTCGCGCCGTTCAGCGCCTTCACCTTCGTCTCGCAGAAGCCGCCGATGCTGGCCATCAGCGTCGGCCGCAAGGGCGCCGACTACAAGGACACCGCGCACAACATCCTCGATACCGAGGAATATGTAATCCACATCGCCGATACGCCGCTGATGAATGCGGTGCACGACTCATCGGTCGAGCACCCCCCTGCAATCAGCGAGGTCGAGCATCTCGGTCTGGAAACGCTACCTTCCGAGCGCATCAAGGTGCCCAGGCTCGCCGCAGCACCGGTCGCGATGGAATGCCGCTTCCGCCAGTGCCTCGAATTCGGCGATGCCAAGAGCCGGCTCATCGTCGGCGAGGTCGTGATGTTCCATCTGCGCGACGGTCTCGTGAATGACGGCAAGGTCGAGACGAAAGCGCTCGACCCGATCGCGCGCATCGGCGGCCCGCGCTACGCCCGGCTCGGCGAGATCGTGACACTCAACACCGTGTTCCAGACGCCGAAATCGAAAGACTGA
- a CDS encoding IclR family transcriptional regulator: MDRTALARNATEPREGAQAIRRALAVLRILAAGREDGVPLAEVVRATGLTRPTVHRIVHVLIEEGIVERHERTGRYAIGNQVPELALARPRPSRLLVAANPSLRRASSEIGDTLFLTVRTGNDTLCVDRRIGVYPIQVLSIEVGARRPLGVSSAGVAILAAMPAQDARKIVAANEKRFEAYRTDVATVMGEVTAARRLGYGKREIGLVQGTKSISTWIKTADGQPAAAMTVSAVRTRLGPRREQEVAEILLREARIIEQAIGG; the protein is encoded by the coding sequence ATGGACAGAACGGCACTCGCTCGCAATGCAACAGAACCGCGCGAGGGCGCGCAGGCGATCCGCCGCGCGCTCGCCGTGCTGCGCATTTTGGCCGCAGGGCGCGAGGACGGCGTTCCCCTGGCCGAAGTGGTCCGGGCCACCGGCCTCACCCGCCCGACCGTGCATCGCATCGTCCACGTGCTGATCGAGGAAGGCATCGTCGAGCGGCACGAGCGGACCGGCCGCTATGCGATCGGCAACCAGGTGCCGGAGCTGGCGCTCGCGCGTCCGCGGCCGTCGCGGCTGTTGGTTGCCGCCAATCCATCGCTGCGGCGCGCCTCCTCCGAGATCGGCGACACGCTGTTCCTGACGGTGCGCACCGGCAACGACACGCTGTGCGTCGACCGCAGGATCGGGGTCTATCCGATCCAGGTGCTGTCGATCGAGGTCGGCGCGCGCCGGCCGCTCGGCGTCTCCAGCGCGGGTGTTGCGATCCTCGCCGCGATGCCGGCACAGGACGCGCGCAAGATCGTCGCGGCGAACGAGAAGAGGTTCGAGGCCTACCGGACCGATGTGGCGACGGTGATGGGCGAGGTGACGGCCGCAAGACGGCTGGGCTACGGCAAGCGGGAGATCGGCCTCGTGCAGGGCACGAAATCGATCTCGACCTGGATCAAGACGGCGGACGGCCAGCCGGCGGCGGCGATGACGGTCTCTGCCGTTCGCACGAGGCTCGGTCCCCGCCGCGAGCAGGAGGTCGCCGAGATATTGCTGCGCGAGGCGCGGATCATCGAGCAGGCGATCGGGGGTTAA
- a CDS encoding ferric reductase-like transmembrane domain-containing protein has protein sequence MTEWRSVRAILIWVALALAIGVPVALAATSEQLAWRGPVYILAGFAGIIALGLVLVQPLLIGGYLPGLSPYRGRRAHHWIGGTLVLAVVIHVAGLWITSPPDMIDALTYASPTPFSPFGVTAMWAIFIVALLALLRRRLGLRLRTWRIIHIPLAIVIVAGSVVHCLLIEGTMETISKAALCVLVVMAAAKVMVDLWRRRTLRGESVARQ, from the coding sequence ATGACGGAGTGGAGATCGGTGCGGGCGATCCTGATCTGGGTCGCCCTTGCCCTGGCCATCGGCGTGCCGGTCGCGCTGGCCGCGACCAGCGAGCAACTCGCATGGCGCGGCCCGGTCTACATCCTCGCCGGCTTCGCCGGGATCATCGCCCTCGGTCTCGTGCTGGTGCAGCCGCTGCTGATCGGCGGATACCTGCCGGGCCTGTCGCCCTATCGCGGGCGGCGTGCCCATCATTGGATCGGCGGCACGCTGGTGCTGGCTGTGGTGATCCACGTCGCCGGCCTCTGGATCACCAGCCCGCCCGACATGATCGACGCCCTGACCTATGCGTCGCCGACGCCCTTCTCGCCCTTCGGCGTCACCGCGATGTGGGCCATCTTCATCGTCGCGCTTCTGGCGCTCTTGCGCCGGCGATTGGGCCTGCGCCTGCGAACCTGGCGCATCATCCATATCCCGCTCGCCATCGTCATCGTCGCGGGCAGCGTGGTCCATTGCCTCTTGATCGAGGGGACGATGGAGACGATCTCGAAGGCGGCGCTGTGCGTGCTGGTGGTTATGGCGGCCGCAAAGGTGATGGTTGACCTTTGGCGGAGGCGGACGCTGCGCGGTGAGAGTGTCGCACGGCAGTAG
- a CDS encoding Bug family tripartite tricarboxylate transporter substrate binding protein produces the protein MRLIWIGIAAVAAMLAGPASGQEWPARNVKLIVPYPAGGNVDSAARIIADKLQEKLGQPFVIENKAGAGGMIAGEAFAKSAPDGYTLFVGANGPVLFATEINKREAYNWKKDFLPISTISMTPLVLEVHPSVQATSFKEFIDLAKREPGKLTMASPGPGTTNHLLSELMQSNLGLQWVTAHYRGNAPAINDLLGGQVQFAFDQLTVSLQHIKAGLFRPLAVTSPHRLKSLPDVPTFAELGYKDFDGQTFTGLFAPAGTPAPIVDKLHTTLVAILKDPAIADKFEKLGGEATVMTPDEFKAYLAREDAKWIPVVRKANIRAD, from the coding sequence ATGAGATTAATCTGGATTGGCATTGCCGCCGTGGCGGCGATGCTGGCGGGGCCCGCCTCTGGCCAGGAATGGCCGGCGCGCAACGTCAAGCTGATCGTGCCCTATCCGGCCGGCGGCAATGTCGACAGCGCGGCGCGCATCATCGCCGACAAGCTCCAGGAAAAGCTCGGCCAGCCCTTCGTCATCGAGAACAAGGCCGGCGCTGGCGGCATGATCGCGGGCGAGGCCTTCGCGAAATCCGCGCCCGACGGCTACACGCTGTTCGTCGGCGCCAACGGCCCGGTGCTGTTCGCGACCGAGATCAACAAGCGCGAAGCCTATAATTGGAAGAAGGATTTCCTGCCGATCTCGACGATCTCGATGACGCCGCTGGTGCTCGAGGTGCATCCCTCGGTACAGGCGACGAGCTTCAAGGAATTCATCGACCTCGCCAAGCGCGAGCCCGGAAAGCTGACCATGGCCTCGCCCGGTCCCGGCACCACCAACCATCTGCTCAGCGAGCTGATGCAGTCGAATCTCGGACTGCAATGGGTCACCGCGCATTACCGCGGCAACGCGCCGGCGATCAACGATCTGCTCGGCGGCCAGGTGCAGTTCGCATTCGACCAGCTCACGGTCAGCCTCCAGCACATCAAGGCCGGCCTGTTCCGTCCGCTGGCGGTCACCAGCCCGCATCGCCTGAAATCACTGCCCGACGTGCCGACCTTCGCCGAGCTCGGCTACAAGGATTTCGACGGCCAGACTTTCACCGGCCTGTTCGCGCCCGCGGGTACGCCGGCACCAATTGTCGACAAGCTGCACACGACGCTGGTCGCGATCCTCAAGGACCCGGCCATTGCTGACAAGTTCGAGAAGCTCGGCGGCGAAGCGACCGTGATGACGCCCGACGAGTTCAAGGCCTATCTCGCGCGTGAGGACGCCAAGTGGATTCCGGTCGTGCGCAAGGCCAACATCAGGGCTGATTGA
- a CDS encoding amidohydrolase family protein, with protein MPTYLPFDPNPRRPVKAPPPKTIDSQFHVLGPIEKYPERPGAAYRMPTATWEAALRMHKQLGIERGIIVQTTTYGADHAVVLDGLKAMGPNYRGCANALVFAEANDAYLAKLHDAGVRGARFSFRQELGAVLSDADFARAIARIRELGWYAKIQPEKDGIMSSVAKYENLDVPVLIDHMARPDPEAGKNDPNLRKMLELLEKGNFWVMLSLGEKTSKAGPPYDDVIPIARAYIEAAPDRCVWASDWPHPVSVKQPPNDADLLELMYRYAPDQAELEKILVHNPARLFGFTD; from the coding sequence ATGCCGACCTATCTGCCGTTCGATCCCAATCCGCGACGCCCGGTCAAGGCTCCGCCGCCGAAGACCATCGACAGTCAGTTTCACGTGCTGGGCCCGATCGAGAAGTATCCGGAACGTCCGGGTGCGGCCTATCGGATGCCGACCGCGACCTGGGAAGCGGCGCTGCGCATGCACAAGCAGCTCGGCATCGAGCGCGGCATCATCGTGCAGACCACCACTTACGGCGCCGACCATGCCGTCGTGCTCGACGGGCTCAAAGCGATGGGCCCGAACTATCGCGGCTGCGCCAACGCGCTGGTGTTCGCCGAGGCGAACGATGCCTATCTCGCCAAGCTGCATGACGCCGGCGTCCGCGGCGCGCGCTTCAGCTTTCGCCAGGAGCTCGGCGCGGTGCTGTCGGATGCCGACTTCGCCCGCGCCATCGCCCGCATCCGCGAGCTCGGTTGGTACGCAAAGATCCAGCCGGAGAAGGACGGCATCATGTCCAGCGTCGCCAAATACGAGAATCTCGACGTGCCCGTGTTGATCGACCACATGGCGCGGCCAGATCCGGAAGCCGGCAAGAACGATCCGAATTTGCGCAAGATGCTGGAGCTGCTCGAGAAGGGCAATTTCTGGGTCATGCTGTCGCTCGGCGAGAAGACCTCGAAGGCCGGTCCGCCCTATGACGACGTCATCCCGATCGCGCGCGCCTATATCGAGGCTGCCCCCGACCGCTGCGTCTGGGCCAGCGACTGGCCGCACCCGGTCTCGGTGAAGCAGCCGCCGAACGATGCCGACCTGCTCGAGCTGATGTACCGCTACGCGCCCGACCAGGCCGAGCTGGAGAAGATACTGGTGCACAATCCAGCCAGGCTGTTCGGGTTTACGGATTAG
- a CDS encoding LLM class flavin-dependent oxidoreductase has product MIPFSVLDLAPIRQGGDASQAFRNSLDLAQHAEKWGYKRFWLAEHHNMTGIASAATSVVIGHVAGGTRTIRVGSGGIMLPNHSPLVIAEQFGTLESLYPGRIDLGLGRAPGTDQFTARALRRDLATTSENFPHDLLELQALLGDVQPNQAIRAVPGMGTKVPLWILGSSTFGAQLAAMLGLPFAFASHFAPQMMMPALREYRARFEPSAQLDKPYAMIGVNVFAAESDEEARRMFSSLQQQFINLRRGTPGPLPPPVDDMDALWSTAEKAGVAQSLSCSAVGSPALVEERLKTLILETGADELMTTGQIYDHSARLRSFEIAAEVRERLAKQPVV; this is encoded by the coding sequence ATGATCCCCTTTTCCGTGCTCGACCTCGCGCCGATCCGCCAGGGCGGCGACGCGTCGCAGGCGTTTCGCAATTCGCTCGATCTCGCCCAGCATGCGGAGAAATGGGGCTACAAGCGGTTCTGGCTGGCCGAGCATCACAACATGACGGGCATCGCGAGCGCGGCGACATCCGTGGTGATCGGGCATGTCGCGGGCGGGACCAGGACGATCCGGGTCGGCTCCGGCGGAATCATGCTGCCGAACCATTCACCGCTGGTCATCGCCGAGCAGTTCGGCACGCTGGAATCGCTCTATCCCGGGCGGATCGATCTCGGGCTCGGCCGCGCGCCGGGCACCGACCAGTTCACGGCGCGGGCGCTGCGGCGCGACCTCGCCACCACGTCAGAGAATTTTCCGCATGACCTGCTGGAGTTGCAGGCGCTGCTCGGCGATGTGCAGCCGAACCAGGCGATCCGCGCCGTGCCTGGGATGGGCACCAAGGTGCCGCTGTGGATCCTGGGATCGAGCACCTTTGGCGCACAGCTTGCGGCGATGCTCGGGCTGCCCTTCGCCTTCGCCTCGCATTTCGCGCCTCAGATGATGATGCCGGCGCTGCGCGAATATCGCGCCCGCTTCGAGCCATCGGCGCAGCTCGACAAGCCCTATGCGATGATCGGCGTCAACGTGTTCGCGGCCGAGAGCGACGAGGAGGCGCGGCGGATGTTCTCATCGCTGCAGCAGCAGTTCATCAATTTGCGCCGCGGCACGCCCGGCCCGCTGCCGCCCCCGGTCGACGACATGGACGCGCTGTGGTCGACGGCCGAGAAGGCCGGCGTTGCGCAGTCGCTATCGTGCTCGGCGGTGGGCTCGCCGGCCTTGGTGGAAGAGAGGCTGAAGACGCTGATCCTCGAGACCGGCGCGGACGAGCTGATGACGACGGGGCAGATCTACGACCATTCCGCGCGGCTGCGCTCGTTCGAGATCGCGGCGGAGGTGCGGGAGAGATTGGCGAAGCAGCCGGTGGTGTGA
- the hpaH gene encoding 2-oxo-hept-4-ene-1,7-dioate hydratase has translation MLDTATIERLAARLDEAERTKSLIPMFTKEYPDFSIEDAYAIQRAWTKLQLGRGRVIKGHKIGLTSKAMQNAVGINEPDYGVLFADMFYADATPIPFDRFHAPRIEVELAFVLKAPLRGPDCTIFDVLNATDYVTPALEILETRMHRVDPETGRTRKVMDTISDNAANAALVLGGRPFRPLDADLRWIGALLFRNGEVEETGLAAGVLNHPANGIAWLANRLAPHDEHLAAGELVLAGSFTRPVDIRRGDTFHADYGAFGSVSCRFV, from the coding sequence ATGCTGGATACCGCCACGATCGAACGCCTCGCCGCGCGCCTCGATGAAGCCGAGCGCACGAAATCGCTGATCCCGATGTTCACGAAGGAATATCCCGATTTCAGCATCGAGGATGCCTACGCCATCCAGCGCGCCTGGACCAAGCTCCAGCTCGGCCGCGGCCGCGTCATCAAGGGCCACAAGATCGGCCTGACCTCGAAGGCGATGCAGAACGCAGTCGGCATCAACGAGCCCGATTACGGCGTGTTGTTCGCCGACATGTTCTACGCCGACGCCACGCCAATCCCGTTCGACCGTTTCCATGCGCCGCGCATCGAGGTCGAGCTCGCCTTCGTGCTGAAGGCGCCGCTGCGCGGGCCCGACTGCACCATCTTCGACGTGCTCAATGCCACCGACTACGTCACCCCCGCTCTGGAGATCCTGGAGACGCGCATGCATCGCGTCGATCCCGAGACCGGCAGGACCCGCAAGGTGATGGACACGATCTCGGACAACGCGGCCAATGCCGCGCTGGTGCTCGGCGGCCGTCCCTTCCGTCCCTTGGATGCGGATTTGCGCTGGATCGGCGCGCTCTTGTTCCGCAACGGCGAAGTCGAGGAAACCGGGCTTGCCGCGGGCGTGCTCAATCATCCCGCCAACGGCATCGCCTGGCTCGCCAATCGCCTGGCGCCGCACGACGAGCATCTCGCCGCCGGCGAGTTGGTGCTGGCGGGGTCGTTCACGCGTCCGGTCGACATCCGCCGCGGCGACACCTTCCATGCCGATTACGGCGCGTTCGGCTCGGTGTCGTGCCGGTTCGTCTGA
- a CDS encoding RidA family protein encodes MTSQSRRRSIHIGGFKHVNPIPNACRIGNLVMSGVILGRDPATNAMPESLDAQCANMFAHMKATVEAAGGTTDDIIKMTVWLKDRTQRGPVNVEWLKMFPDEHSRPARHALPMDKMDGGALVQCDFTAVID; translated from the coding sequence ATGACGAGTCAATCGCGGCGCAGAAGCATTCACATCGGCGGCTTCAAGCACGTCAATCCGATTCCGAACGCCTGCCGCATCGGCAATCTCGTGATGTCAGGCGTCATCCTCGGCCGCGATCCCGCGACCAATGCGATGCCCGAAAGCCTCGACGCGCAATGCGCCAACATGTTCGCGCATATGAAGGCGACGGTGGAAGCCGCCGGCGGCACCACGGATGACATCATCAAGATGACGGTGTGGCTGAAGGACCGCACGCAGCGCGGGCCGGTCAATGTCGAGTGGCTCAAGATGTTTCCGGACGAGCATTCGCGCCCAGCGCGCCACGCGCTGCCGATGGACAAGATGGACGGCGGCGCGCTGGTGCAGTGCGACTTCACCGCCGTGATCGACTGA
- a CDS encoding alpha/beta fold hydrolase, producing the protein MKLSVNGTEVFAATGGRDFDKSLPTVVFIHGAGFDHSTWALHTRWFAHHGFGVLAPDLPGHGRSAGPSLSDIAEMADWTAALLDAAGAAKAHLIGHSMGSLISLETAARHPDKVSALSLIGTAATMTVGPDLLKAAEANSQDANDMVSIWGLGFNAELGGSLAPGLWMHGGAQAVLKACEPGVLFRDLSACNAYANALQAAASVKVPTTLILGERDMMTPAKAGKALAAAIPHAKTVVVSGAGHMIMAERPDELLAALRN; encoded by the coding sequence ATGAAGCTCTCCGTCAACGGCACCGAGGTGTTCGCCGCAACCGGCGGCCGCGACTTCGACAAGTCGCTGCCCACGGTCGTCTTCATCCACGGCGCCGGCTTCGATCATTCGACCTGGGCGCTGCACACGCGCTGGTTCGCCCATCACGGCTTCGGCGTGCTGGCGCCTGATCTGCCCGGCCATGGCCGCTCGGCAGGACCCTCGCTCTCTGATATCGCCGAGATGGCCGATTGGACGGCGGCGCTGCTCGATGCGGCAGGAGCTGCAAAGGCGCACCTGATTGGCCACTCCATGGGATCGCTGATCTCGCTGGAGACGGCGGCCCGCCATCCCGACAAGGTTTCGGCGCTGAGCTTGATCGGCACTGCTGCCACGATGACGGTCGGCCCCGATCTTTTGAAGGCGGCCGAGGCCAACTCGCAGGATGCCAACGACATGGTCTCGATCTGGGGCCTCGGCTTCAACGCCGAGCTCGGCGGCAGCCTCGCGCCGGGTCTGTGGATGCATGGCGGCGCCCAGGCCGTGCTGAAGGCTTGCGAGCCGGGCGTGCTCTTTAGGGATCTGTCCGCCTGCAACGCCTATGCGAATGCGCTGCAAGCCGCCGCGAGCGTAAAGGTCCCGACGACGCTCATTCTTGGCGAACGGGACATGATGACGCCCGCCAAGGCGGGCAAGGCCCTCGCGGCTGCAATCCCGCATGCCAAGACCGTCGTGGTATCAGGCGCCGGCCACATGATCATGGCCGAGCGTCCGGATGAGTTACTGGCAGCGCTGAGGAACTGA